From the genome of Deinococcus sp. JMULE3, one region includes:
- a CDS encoding ATP-binding protein gives MTPSLITLGGLELGSFRKVKSLLLLVYVTLEGPTPRRTLATLLWPDAARPEGSLRVALHALREVHPGALGGEDRLSTPVTSDAARLLTLRGEAAWDAYAGPFLHGVPLTGVSAEFEEWVETQRERLARHVQEEALRAAETADPARAADWAARAHRTPGAPPPEADLLRRALPLTLPGSPLEAEIRAELGELDEGTPTPAPTRPARAAARMLGREAELDTLLAWTLAPQADPPAGGAALITGPGGIGKSTLTRELLRELSRLDRPATLVDAEGAASAAELSARLAATLTRGQAAPPTLAALSDHLPPHATVLLDGADALNDLPDLLRALRRDLPGVRWVISSRRSPPGLLGEGDLLLPLAGLPQAPPEADLAQIAASSAAQLFLREAARTRRDLTLTAANAALIAGITRRLQGHPLALALAASWLRVEHLEAVYARVLTEAAQLTPEGGGSDGRRGLNAVARRSWDLLTAEQQHAALRLSVTSDLDPADAPHLGVPAHLIDELLTHNFLEAHQPGTERLRLYPALRGLLTEQAATHPDLITQARADHARHYLTWFTAQPPESPPVDAERDNITSALHTALERGDATAAQIDHFLAHHDRRGLHASGTDTFAALADAAEDAHAPDSVQAAAQIASMWLAYRAGRLLDAQTLAGHFLAGPLAADPTSRMKVLNTLGIVRGRQGQIRGATDLIGQALNVAVELGDEVRQLHYRLNLLTHLTFLGDEVMLRVQFSEIERRLPHLPEMVAWQVRLALLGARLYTSGEDQAALQAEALVIAQYTESSGLPGISVEIVEMAVTTAFRLRQWRHAEDLLKRAANIVRKNPDLRVNPLLTVELLYARARTQQAQQQVAQILNDPVRPPTPWQLVQLVLLVVPDLRSRGSTEVDAWLTQITGAVNVHAQQQREARVLLGDRDESGLPPGQSLDTDHLQLWLRLQFPVGVTPVSFRN, from the coding sequence ATGACCCCGTCACTGATCACGCTCGGCGGCCTGGAACTGGGCAGTTTCCGGAAGGTCAAGTCTCTGCTGCTGCTCGTGTACGTGACCCTGGAAGGCCCCACGCCCCGCCGCACCCTGGCGACCCTGCTGTGGCCCGACGCGGCCCGCCCGGAAGGCAGCCTGCGCGTCGCCCTGCACGCCCTGCGCGAGGTGCACCCGGGCGCGCTGGGCGGCGAGGACCGTCTGAGCACCCCCGTGACCAGCGACGCGGCGCGCCTGCTGACCCTGCGCGGCGAGGCCGCCTGGGACGCCTACGCGGGTCCGTTCCTGCACGGCGTACCCCTGACCGGCGTGTCCGCCGAGTTCGAGGAATGGGTGGAAACGCAACGGGAACGCCTCGCGCGGCACGTGCAGGAGGAAGCCCTGCGCGCCGCCGAGACCGCCGACCCCGCCCGCGCCGCCGACTGGGCCGCCCGCGCCCACCGCACCCCAGGCGCCCCACCGCCCGAGGCGGACCTGCTGCGCCGCGCGCTGCCGCTGACGCTGCCCGGCTCGCCGCTGGAGGCGGAGATCCGCGCGGAACTGGGCGAACTGGACGAGGGGACGCCCACCCCGGCCCCCACCCGCCCGGCCCGCGCGGCCGCGCGCATGCTGGGCCGCGAGGCGGAACTCGACACGCTGCTCGCCTGGACCCTCGCCCCGCAGGCGGACCCCCCGGCGGGCGGCGCGGCCCTCATCACCGGCCCCGGCGGGATCGGCAAGAGCACCCTGACCCGCGAACTCCTGCGGGAACTCAGCCGCCTGGACCGCCCCGCGACCCTCGTGGACGCCGAGGGCGCCGCCAGCGCCGCCGAACTGAGCGCCCGCCTCGCCGCCACCCTGACCCGCGGACAGGCCGCCCCGCCCACCCTGGCCGCCCTGAGCGACCACCTGCCCCCGCACGCCACGGTCCTGCTGGACGGCGCGGACGCCCTGAACGACCTCCCGGACCTGCTGCGCGCCCTGCGCCGCGACCTGCCCGGCGTGCGCTGGGTGATCAGCAGCCGCCGCAGCCCCCCCGGCCTGCTGGGGGAAGGGGACCTGCTGCTGCCCCTCGCGGGCCTCCCGCAGGCCCCGCCGGAAGCGGACCTCGCGCAGATCGCCGCGAGCAGCGCTGCGCAGCTCTTCCTGCGCGAAGCGGCCCGCACCCGCCGCGACCTCACCCTGACCGCCGCCAACGCCGCCCTGATCGCCGGCATCACCCGCCGTCTCCAGGGCCACCCCCTCGCGCTGGCCCTGGCCGCGTCCTGGCTGCGCGTCGAGCACCTGGAAGCCGTGTATGCCCGCGTCCTCACCGAGGCCGCCCAGCTCACCCCCGAGGGTGGCGGCAGCGACGGACGGCGCGGCCTGAACGCCGTCGCCCGCCGCTCCTGGGACCTCCTGACCGCCGAACAGCAGCACGCGGCGCTGCGCCTGAGCGTCACCAGCGACCTCGACCCCGCGGACGCACCCCATCTGGGCGTCCCCGCGCACCTCATCGACGAGCTGCTCACGCACAACTTCCTCGAAGCGCACCAGCCCGGCACGGAACGCCTGCGCCTGTACCCCGCGCTGCGCGGCCTGCTGACCGAACAGGCCGCCACGCACCCGGACCTGATCACGCAGGCCCGCGCGGACCACGCCCGCCACTACCTGACGTGGTTCACCGCCCAGCCCCCCGAATCGCCCCCGGTGGACGCCGAACGCGACAACATCACCTCCGCCCTGCACACCGCGCTGGAACGCGGCGACGCCACCGCCGCCCAGATCGACCACTTCCTGGCCCACCACGACCGGCGCGGCCTGCACGCCAGCGGCACCGACACCTTCGCCGCCCTGGCCGACGCCGCCGAGGACGCCCACGCCCCGGACAGCGTGCAGGCCGCCGCGCAGATCGCCAGCATGTGGCTCGCGTACCGCGCCGGACGCCTGCTGGACGCCCAGACGCTCGCCGGACACTTCCTGGCCGGACCACTGGCCGCCGACCCCACCAGCCGCATGAAAGTCCTGAACACGCTTGGTATTGTCAGAGGTCGTCAAGGGCAGATCCGGGGAGCGACCGATCTGATCGGGCAGGCGCTTAACGTCGCTGTGGAACTCGGGGATGAGGTCCGGCAGCTGCATTACCGGCTGAATCTGCTGACGCATCTGACCTTCCTGGGAGATGAGGTGATGCTTCGGGTCCAGTTCAGTGAAATCGAACGGCGACTGCCGCACCTGCCCGAAATGGTGGCGTGGCAGGTGCGGCTGGCTCTTCTGGGTGCACGCCTCTATACCTCCGGTGAGGATCAGGCTGCCTTGCAGGCCGAGGCGCTTGTCATTGCGCAGTACACAGAGAGCAGTGGGCTGCCCGGCATCTCAGTCGAGATCGTCGAGATGGCTGTGACCACGGCCTTCCGACTGAGGCAGTGGCGGCACGCCGAAGACCTGCTGAAGCGCGCAGCGAACATTGTCCGGAAGAATCCCGACCTGCGGGTCAATCCTCTGCTTACGGTCGAGCTCCTCTACGCCAGGGCCAGGACGCAGCAGGCACAGCAGCAGGTCGCGCAGATTCTGAACGACCCGGTACGGCCGCCGACACCCTGGCAGCTCGTGCAACTGGTCCTGCTGGTCGTCCCCGACCTGCGCAGCCGCGGCAGCACTGAGGTGGATGCCTGGCTGACGCAGATCACAGGTGCGGTGAACGTGCATGCCCAGCAGCAGCGTGAAGCGCGGGTGCTGCTGGGCGACAGGGATGAGTCTGGCCTGCCCCCGGGCCAAAGTCTGGATACAGATCATTTACAGCTGTGGCTGCGCCTTCAGTTTCCCGTCGGAGTCACGCCTGTCAGCTTCCGGAATTAA